A window of the Lepisosteus oculatus isolate fLepOcu1 chromosome 14, fLepOcu1.hap2, whole genome shotgun sequence genome harbors these coding sequences:
- the LOC102685023 gene encoding uncharacterized protein, with protein MRSALPSLMAPLLIWALGSAQGQQLFSSEGGNVSLPCDGVSSCDSVSWKYNSRSGPETQLIENGQVVTTQTDRAGRLTVLSDCSLHIHNLKSDDAGQYTCGLHSTRRKTVSLSLLSVDPSPTGVILSLYCRLYPDVDSAECNKNLRLTWVDEQGAELKDQRFRIGGASPCESVLTVKLRDSDRDQAWRCDLREEDELKASVQYRLSERPTVWGLREVFAPEGGSLHLPCLLTADLEEGQKLVWTFQRFKTSRSETLFTLANGGPPLRGQIDDRVQMAQNTSLLISQVQTQDSGVYKCSRYRDTRLLQEHQSVALNTLSVSADHTGEVQPGSTITLTCSLTCGLGCGHTELSWRDSTGVALQGSASERAAQTVRARIVRQPQGPERILCIAIGDGAEITSVQEWTIDLKDKDTPGPSADSSRTLQLSVRVPIFFIVLIIPLVVGVYTKRRNSNLTGK; from the exons ATGAGGTCGGCGCTGCCCTCTCTGATGGCTCCTCTCCTGATCTGGGCGCTGGGCTCCGCGCAGG GTCAGCAGCTGTTCTCCTCTGAGGGAGGGAATGTCTCTCTGCCTTGTGATGGAGTCAGCAGCTGCGATTCAGTTTCCTGGAAATACAACAGTAGGTCTGGGCCCGAGACACAGCTGATCGAGAACGGACAGGTTGTtaccacacagacagacagggctggGAGACTGACGGTACTGTCTGACTGCTCCCTACACATACACAACCTGAAGAGCGACGACGCTGGACAGTACACCTGTGGTCTTCACTCCACTAGAAGAAAGACCGTCTCTCTCAGCCTGCTCTCTG tTGACCCCAGCCCGACAGGAGTGATCCTGTCACTGTACTGCAGACTGTATCCTGATGTTGACAGTGCCGAATGTAACAAGAACCTGAGACTGACCTGGGTGGACGAGCAGGGCGCAGAGCTGAAAGACCAGAGATTCAGGATCGGAGGAGCGTCTCCGTGTGAGTCTGTCCTGACCGTGAAGCTCCGTGATTCTGATCGAGACCAGGCGTGGAGGTGTGATCTGAGAGAGGAAGACGAGCTGAAGGCTTCAGTGCAGTACAGACTCTCAG AACGGCCCACGGTCTGGGGTTTGAGAGAGGTGTTCGCCCCTGAGGGCGGCTCCCTCCACCTCCCCTGTCTGCTGACCGCTGACCTGGAAGAAGGACAGAAGCTGGTCTGGACCTTTCAGAGATTCAAAACCAGCCGCAGTGAGACTCTCTTTACCCTTGCAAATGGGGGACCTCCTCTCAGAGGGCAGATAGATGACAGAGTCCAGATGGCACAGAACACATCACTGCTGATCTCTCAGGTCCAGACCCAGGACAGCGGCGTCTACAAGTGTTCACGTTATCGAGATACAAGGCTTCTACAAGAACATCAGAGTGTCGCTCTGAACACGCTGTCAG TGAGCGCCGATCACACTGGAGAGGTGCAGCCGGGCTCCACCATCACCCTGACCTGCTCCCTCACCTGCGGGCTGGGCTGTGGCCACACGGAGCTGAGCTGGAGGGACAGTACTGGGGTCGCACTGCAGGGCAGCGCCAGTGAGCGAGCAGCGCAGACCGTCAGAGCCAGGATTGTCCGTCAGCCCCAGGGGCCTGAGAGGATCCTGTGCATCGCGATCGGAGACGGAGCAGAGATCACCTCCGTCCAGGAGTGGACCATCGACCTGAAGGACAAAGACACACCTGGACCCAGTGCAG ATTCAAGCAGAACACTGCAGCTATCTGTGAGAGTCCCCATTTTCTTCATAGTTCTGATCATCCCTCTGGTCGTTGGAGTCTATACCAAGAGGAGGAACAGCAACCTCACAGGCAAGTAa